From Oscillatoria sp. FACHB-1407, a single genomic window includes:
- a CDS encoding pentapeptide repeat-containing protein, whose translation MANHNHLALLQAGVEIWNKWRRTSSVKPDLSGANLILADLNGIDLSGSNLIGANLIGADLRGANFSKAYMIKTKLMGADLRSANLMNAIMRGTDLAEANLSYANLNQTDLIEATLTGVNCYGAYLIGAVLKSANLREASLVQANLTLADLYRTVLISVNFREATLCQASLIEAVLNRAILDDADMSEADLRGADLSTASMRNVELEGTDLRGATLPEAMSACPSK comes from the coding sequence ATGGCAAATCACAATCATCTTGCTCTATTACAGGCGGGAGTTGAAATCTGGAATAAGTGGCGACGCACATCTTCAGTCAAACCTGACCTGAGTGGAGCAAACCTGATTCTGGCGGATCTCAACGGCATTGATCTGAGCGGCAGCAATTTAATTGGTGCCAATCTGATTGGAGCGGATTTGCGCGGAGCTAACTTCAGCAAAGCCTACATGATCAAAACAAAACTGATGGGGGCTGATCTGCGGAGTGCAAATTTGATGAACGCTATTATGCGGGGCACCGACCTGGCAGAGGCTAACCTGAGTTATGCCAATCTCAACCAAACAGATTTGATTGAAGCAACGCTGACAGGGGTCAATTGTTATGGTGCTTATCTTATTGGGGCTGTCCTCAAAAGTGCCAACCTGCGGGAAGCTAGCCTGGTTCAGGCAAATCTGACGTTGGCAGACCTCTATCGCACGGTTCTCATCTCGGTTAACTTCCGAGAAGCCACCCTATGTCAGGCAAGTTTGATTGAAGCGGTGCTGAACCGAGCCATTTTGGATGACGCCGATATGAGTGAAGCCGACTTGAGGGGAGCCGACCTGAGCACTGCCAGTATGCGGAATGTTGAACTCGAAGGAACTGATTTGCGGGGCGCAACCCTGCCCGAAGCAATGAGTGCTTGCCCTTCTAAATAA
- a CDS encoding CsbD family protein, whose amino-acid sequence MPSYFIRLKVLSINPLLEAKPIFKSIASKSVKIMGENIMSLEDRAKATAKNVEGKLQEAVGEVTGSPRDKAEGKAKQVEAEGRHAVEDMKDAVKRKID is encoded by the coding sequence TTGCCCAGCTATTTTATTAGACTCAAGGTGTTATCAATAAACCCGCTTTTAGAGGCAAAACCTATTTTTAAAAGCATTGCTTCTAAAAGTGTAAAAATCATGGGAGAAAATATCATGAGTTTAGAAGATAGAGCAAAAGCAACGGCTAAAAATGTTGAAGGTAAACTTCAAGAAGCCGTGGGTGAAGTAACAGGAAGCCCCAGAGACAAGGCTGAAGGTAAAGCAAAGCAAGTCGAAGCTGAAGGCCGTCATGCTGTTGAAGATATGAAAGATGCAGTAAAGCGCAAGATTGACTAA
- a CDS encoding DUF4278 domain-containing protein, whose translation MKLTYRGISYDYNPPQAQVGEVVAAGQYRGSGVRFRKAQKQLSQQPSLDLKYRGVAYTTGAPEPILAPVVVEPVAASAIASVDDRLRSLVINHHRNVKQREQVMLSRVAVQVGLPSQYAYQYWNPIQGKINTAVAGTYSRSHVAFS comes from the coding sequence ATGAAACTTACTTACCGTGGAATCAGTTACGATTACAACCCTCCTCAAGCTCAAGTCGGTGAAGTTGTTGCTGCTGGTCAATATCGTGGATCAGGTGTGAGATTTCGCAAAGCACAAAAACAACTGTCGCAACAACCCAGTCTTGACCTGAAATATCGGGGTGTAGCTTATACAACAGGTGCTCCTGAGCCTATTTTGGCTCCTGTTGTGGTTGAACCTGTTGCAGCTTCAGCGATCGCTTCAGTGGATGATCGGTTACGTTCGTTGGTGATCAACCATCACCGCAATGTCAAGCAACGTGAGCAGGTGATGTTGAGCCGGGTTGCCGTACAAGTCGGTCTGCCCAGCCAGTATGCTTACCAATATTGGAACCCCATTCAAGGCAAGATCAACACGGCTGTTGCAGGAACTTACAGCCGCAGTCACGTTGCGTTCAGCTAA
- a CDS encoding GAF domain-containing sensor histidine kinase encodes MQKTTDLDPKLQLRRRLLIADVTNQINRMIRSATHLGEILGFACQLLVETLECTSARVLIPQDTDSQTFVIRGEHSQSSCALGLGDILVAQEQSYLKQVCDQQTPLVWTQAHRSHDGQELTCAVLAIAARYGNQVNSIVEIQQCATPQDDESAPHPPRQWLEWEHELLQEVSGQLAIIVNQHILHTEMKHRIMRESLLRLVTNQIRSSLDLNIILNTIVQQVREMLNTDRVVIYQFQENWRGTVVVENVLPPWSSALGEMGQDNCFSAGYAELYRGGRVRAMHDIQNVGLDSCHVNFLQRLQVQANLIVPILQTTADEVDPTQSPQLWGLLIAHECRSTRNWQPWEKDLMQQLGDQVAIAIQQAELYTQVRANAARSQAQAEQLQIALEELRSTQAQLIQSEKLSSLGQMVAGIAHEINNATNFIHANLPYVQQYAAALEQAIATCIDHRSAPSEAIASELENLEVSFVRQDFPKLIQSMQTGTGRIRDIVSTLRNFSRIDEAEYKAVDLHEGIDSSLVILRHRIEPKVKINKDYGVLPLVECHAGQINQVLLNLLSNALDACSEQPEITIRTWQPRPNAVMVSIRDNGCGIPEGILNRIFDPFFTTKPVGQGTGLGLAICHQIIVKEHQGLIRCVNHQQGTEFQIELPVTRSVREGQ; translated from the coding sequence ATGCAAAAAACGACTGATTTAGATCCTAAATTGCAATTACGGCGGCGGTTGTTAATTGCAGATGTGACCAACCAAATCAACCGGATGATTCGCAGTGCAACCCATCTGGGCGAGATTTTAGGCTTTGCCTGTCAACTACTGGTCGAAACCCTTGAATGCACCAGTGCCCGCGTTCTCATTCCTCAAGACACAGACTCTCAAACATTTGTGATCCGGGGAGAACACAGTCAATCAAGCTGTGCGCTTGGGCTAGGCGATATTCTGGTGGCTCAGGAGCAATCCTATCTAAAACAGGTCTGTGATCAGCAGACCCCCTTGGTCTGGACTCAAGCACACCGTTCTCACGATGGGCAGGAATTGACCTGTGCTGTGTTGGCGATCGCCGCGCGTTATGGCAACCAGGTCAATAGTATTGTTGAGATCCAACAGTGCGCTACACCGCAAGATGATGAATCTGCGCCCCATCCCCCCCGACAATGGTTGGAATGGGAGCATGAGCTATTGCAGGAAGTATCTGGACAGTTAGCCATTATCGTCAACCAACATATCTTGCATACCGAGATGAAACATCGGATTATGCGAGAGTCGCTGTTGCGGCTCGTGACGAACCAGATCCGCAGTAGCCTTGATCTCAACATCATTCTCAACACCATCGTGCAACAGGTGCGAGAGATGCTCAACACCGATCGCGTGGTGATTTATCAGTTTCAAGAAAACTGGCGAGGCACGGTCGTCGTCGAAAACGTACTTCCACCCTGGAGTTCTGCGCTGGGTGAGATGGGGCAAGACAACTGTTTTTCAGCAGGATACGCCGAGCTATATCGGGGGGGACGGGTGCGTGCCATGCACGATATCCAGAATGTTGGTTTGGATAGCTGTCATGTCAACTTTTTACAACGGTTGCAGGTGCAGGCTAACCTGATTGTGCCCATTCTCCAAACGACTGCCGATGAAGTAGATCCGACTCAATCTCCTCAACTGTGGGGCTTGTTGATTGCTCACGAGTGCCGTAGTACGCGCAACTGGCAACCGTGGGAAAAAGACCTGATGCAACAACTGGGTGATCAAGTTGCGATCGCCATTCAACAGGCTGAACTTTACACTCAAGTGCGTGCTAATGCGGCTCGCTCTCAGGCTCAGGCAGAGCAACTGCAAATTGCCCTAGAGGAGTTGCGTTCCACTCAGGCTCAACTGATCCAGAGCGAAAAGCTATCGAGTTTGGGGCAAATGGTGGCGGGCATTGCCCATGAGATCAACAATGCCACTAACTTTATCCATGCCAATCTGCCCTACGTTCAGCAATATGCCGCCGCATTAGAACAAGCGATCGCCACTTGCATAGACCATCGCTCCGCACCCTCAGAAGCGATCGCCTCTGAACTGGAAAACTTAGAAGTCAGCTTTGTCCGTCAGGATTTTCCCAAACTGATTCAATCGATGCAAACAGGGACAGGGCGCATTCGGGATATCGTCTCGACCCTACGCAATTTCTCACGTATCGATGAAGCGGAATACAAAGCCGTTGACCTCCATGAGGGCATCGATAGCAGCCTGGTCATCCTCAGACACCGGATTGAACCTAAAGTCAAAATTAACAAAGACTATGGCGTACTCCCCCTGGTGGAGTGCCATGCAGGGCAAATCAATCAGGTTCTCCTAAACCTGTTGAGCAATGCGTTAGATGCCTGTAGCGAGCAACCCGAAATTACGATTCGCACCTGGCAACCACGCCCTAACGCAGTCATGGTTTCCATTCGCGACAATGGCTGTGGCATTCCTGAAGGTATTCTCAATCGCATCTTTGACCCCTTTTTCACAACAAAACCAGTGGGACAGGGAACGGGACTAGGGCTTGCGATTTGTCATCAGATTATTGTCAAAGAGCACCAGGGGCTAATTCGATGTGTCAACCACCAGCAGGGAACTGAGTTTCAGATTGAGTTACCTGTCACACGATCAGTGCGTGAAGGACAATAA
- the cbiB gene encoding adenosylcobinamide-phosphate synthase CbiB, which produces MPIESSAIVLAIASFLDYLIGDPWNWLHPVQVMGWVIGGYSKWMLGRFSGATVRRVAGVVLGIGMMGGSGLVGWLMVWVANRIHPVMGMAIASVMLASCFAGRSLRRAAEDVLQPLSSESGASEESLVVARSRLSRYVGRDTEHLSRDEILRAVLETVTENAVDGVMAPLFYAIVGALLPIGSVPLALAYKAASTLDSMVGYKEAPYTDLGWFSARTEDVLTWLPCRLTVLSLVLVSGNPGRVWQVCCRDAPQDPSPNAGWSECAYAAVLGVQVGGTNTYRGVTKHKPLLGDALRPITVERIERAMGLTRTMFIGWVAIALGLMVVEKGILPL; this is translated from the coding sequence ATGCCTATCGAATCTTCAGCAATTGTTTTGGCGATCGCCTCTTTCCTTGACTACCTGATTGGTGATCCGTGGAATTGGTTGCATCCGGTTCAGGTGATGGGTTGGGTGATTGGAGGCTATTCCAAATGGATGTTGGGGCGATTCTCTGGGGCGACGGTGCGGCGCGTGGCGGGGGTGGTGCTGGGTATCGGCATGATGGGTGGCAGTGGCTTGGTGGGTTGGCTGATGGTTTGGGTAGCCAACAGGATTCACCCGGTGATGGGAATGGCGATCGCCAGTGTGATGTTGGCGAGTTGCTTTGCCGGACGCAGTCTGCGGCGAGCCGCTGAGGATGTGCTGCAACCTCTGTCATCGGAGTCAGGGGCATCTGAGGAATCGCTTGTGGTGGCGCGATCGCGTCTCAGTCGATATGTAGGACGAGACACAGAGCACCTGTCGCGGGATGAAATACTCCGGGCGGTGCTGGAAACCGTGACGGAGAATGCGGTAGATGGGGTGATGGCTCCCCTGTTTTATGCGATCGTTGGGGCGTTGTTGCCGATAGGGAGTGTGCCGCTGGCATTGGCGTATAAAGCGGCAAGCACGCTTGACTCAATGGTGGGCTACAAAGAAGCTCCTTATACCGATCTGGGTTGGTTCAGTGCCAGAACGGAAGATGTCCTCACCTGGTTGCCCTGTCGGCTGACGGTGTTGAGTCTGGTGTTGGTGTCCGGAAACCCTGGTCGAGTCTGGCAGGTGTGCTGTCGCGATGCCCCACAAGACCCCAGCCCAAATGCGGGATGGAGTGAGTGTGCCTACGCTGCTGTGTTGGGGGTGCAGGTGGGTGGCACCAATACCTATCGTGGGGTGACGAAACACAAGCCTTTGTTGGGGGATGCGCTGCGACCGATTACCGTTGAACGCATTGAGCGAGCCATGGGACTGACGCGAACGATGTTTATTGGGTGGGTGGCGATCGCCCTGGGGCTAATGGTCGTAGAGAAGGGGATATTGCCGTTGTAA
- a CDS encoding DUF3153 domain-containing protein → MTRLQASFWAIAARLKTLRLRALQKVVLLLVVSVLLSGCVRYDVGINFAGQNHGEIVQHIRLGEQLTNFSGAIAQEWLKSLEQRTRQVGGRVRHPSKQEIVAIIPFNNGAELQAKFNQFFNPSLEDLPPSARSVVADLPAIASRLTVFQRNFFVVEKNYLTFDLDLRSLGVLSSEGSVLISPGTLLDLEFSLDTPWGAQSPQIQPTDASADPTANKHLVWTLKAGDVNHIEAVFWVPSPLGMGAVVIGLIVALGIGAKSLLQPMS, encoded by the coding sequence ATGACAAGATTGCAAGCCAGTTTTTGGGCGATCGCGGCTAGATTGAAAACACTGCGACTCAGAGCACTGCAAAAGGTAGTGCTGCTCCTGGTGGTGTCGGTGCTGTTGTCTGGGTGCGTTCGCTATGACGTGGGGATTAACTTTGCAGGTCAAAATCATGGCGAAATCGTGCAGCACATTCGTCTGGGGGAACAACTCACCAACTTCAGTGGGGCGATCGCTCAGGAGTGGTTAAAGAGCCTGGAACAGCGAACCCGGCAGGTGGGTGGGCGCGTGCGCCATCCGTCAAAACAGGAAATTGTTGCCATCATTCCCTTTAACAATGGGGCAGAGTTGCAAGCAAAATTTAATCAATTTTTCAATCCCAGCCTTGAAGACCTCCCTCCCTCTGCCCGATCGGTTGTGGCTGACTTGCCTGCCATTGCTTCTCGTCTCACCGTCTTTCAACGCAACTTCTTTGTGGTTGAGAAGAACTATCTAACCTTTGATCTGGATTTGCGATCGCTCGGTGTCCTCTCCTCAGAGGGCAGCGTCCTGATTAGTCCCGGTACTCTCCTCGATCTGGAATTTAGCCTCGATACTCCCTGGGGTGCCCAAAGCCCACAGATCCAACCAACAGATGCCTCCGCCGACCCAACCGCTAACAAACATCTGGTCTGGACTCTCAAAGCCGGAGACGTTAATCACATCGAGGCGGTTTTTTGGGTTCCAAGTCCATTGGGAATGGGGGCAGTGGTCATTGGGCTGATTGTGGCATTGGGAATTGGGGCAAAGAGCTTGCTTCAGCCTATGTCATGA